One Panicum virgatum strain AP13 chromosome 9K, P.virgatum_v5, whole genome shotgun sequence genomic region harbors:
- the LOC120646938 gene encoding DNA repair protein UVH3-like isoform X5: MLMQQFRRIQARLWQLPSLGMLQLKSRKLEELAEQIKSDRAKHDAKGKQVESSREGENLNANQDQNQNGDTNNSGGTIGSINQEKVDEMLAASLAAEEETGFTGEENHCTSVPLQGAEIDEDEDDDEGMIFPMTTGDIDPAVLASLPPSMQLDLLVQMRERVMAENRQKYQKIKKEPAKFSELQIQSYLKTVVFRRKIDQVQKCAAGKGVGGVQTSKIASEANREFIFSTSFTGDKQMLAQRGEKEQIVDSSHSKREINSAVFRSNPTSSSGTTKPSTSKHLKDFGPDVETYRDERGRIRVSRVRAMGIRMTRDIQRNLDFIKENEQVSRVQTNVHKISTVSEEPPDFPEHLFESNELQSSLSLDEEFLETAEDNQQISSLVRGSDNTSESTCYGKKETIEISFMDDQTEPKDNYDDIFLHLASGTASDIFADNDCLDKKMEESEGFECIWEEGVNEGETLPMKLDEKDNKSCMPENCSDDEVEWEEGDSLVLGVASSSECNTCNVPKGDMEEEALVQEAIRRSLEDFDKQASENVSTEDMQASVGNRSLQFSDGVSKISETHGETTSHSGAALVKETNEESRIEINPDDNDVIHSTGLIGTNRQENENQPQRVNNDGHVDVHRDHLLESLPHCTASTSNIAEKTSDSSKVNCNNVMISRTEIPETLVDGRDKNIEQNSMNSNQSKCSQDVANIGETLKSPRKDLLVDEPVACTTEPKEHATEGDLKVSTSEMNYTQVGGNDDSHGISANYLDEELSRLRQEQIDLGHERRKLESHAESVSSEMFAECQELLQMFGLPYIIAPMEAEAQCAYMEMSNLVDGVVTDDSDVFLFGARNVYKNIFDDRKYVETYFMKDIESELGLTRQQLIRMALLLGSDYTEGVSGIGIVNAIEVVHAFPEEDGLQKFKEWIESPDPSIFGQLHMERSSKSKKRKAGGNDSDGKGKGLEPECNQGSDDRSSSETERIKEIFMSNHRNVSKNWHIPAAFPSESVINAYITPQVDNSTEPFSWGRPDLGLLRKLCWERFGWGKEKADELLLPVLREYNKHETQLRMEAFYSFNERFAKIRSKRIKKAIKGITGKSFPDTDEPEQDSPGTIKTTTKKDASSSSHRRGRGKKDSSSKIRHMESPEDKETVDPNSFADMDELTKENNTTNKRNKGRPSGCSKGKGRSRKNAGHDAKGSQVDSDTKYSSASDEDSHKTHTSNYKSEGIGPRRDAETSDIHGRW; the protein is encoded by the exons ATGTTGATGCAGCAGTTTCGAAGAATTCAAGCAAGGCTGTGGCAGCTGCCATCGCTAGGGATGCTGCAG CTCAAATCGAGGAAGCTTGAAGAATTGGCGGAACAAATTAAGAGTGACAGGGCAAAGCATGATGCTAAGGGAAAACAAGTTGAGAGTAGCAGAGAAGGAGAAAATCTAAATGCAAATCAAGATCAAAACCAAAATGGTGATACCAACAACAGTGGGGGAACTATTGGATCAATCAACCAGGAGAAAGTGGATGAAAT GTTAGCTGCATCACTTGCTGCAGAGGAAGAGACAGGCTTCACTGGCGAGGAGAACCACTGTACAAGTGTTCCATTGCAAGGAGCTGAAATTGATgaggatgaagatgatgatgaaggaATGATATTC CCTATGACCACTGGTGACATTGATCCGGCAGTATTGGCTTCCCTTCCTCCATCGATGCAGTTAGATCTTCTTGTTCAG ATGAGGGAGAGGGTGATGGCTGAAAACAGGCAGAAGTatcagaaaataaaaaag GAACCTGCAAAATTTTCAGAGCTTCAAATACAGTCCTATCTCAAAACAGTTGTTTTCCGTCGAAAGATAGATCAAGTTCAGAAGTGTGCTGCAGGTAAGGGTGTTGGAGGTGTCCAGACATCGAAAATAGCATCAGAAGCTAACAGAGAGTTCATTTTCTCGACATCATTCACTGGCGACAAACA GATGTTGGCACAAAGAGGTGAAAAGGAGCAGATTGTTGACAGTTCTCAttcaaaaagggaaataaattcTGCTGTCTTCAGATCTAATCCTACAAGTAGTTCGGGAACCACGAAGCCTTCTACCAGCAAGCATTTGAAGGATTTTGGGCCTGATGTTGAGACGTATCGTGATGAGAGAGGACGGATTAGAGTAAGTAGGGTCAGAGCAATGGGAATTCGTATGACTCGTGATATTCAAAGGAATTTGGATTTTATCAAAGAGAATGAGCAGGTAAGTAGGGTACAAACCAATGTGCACAAAATATCAACTGTCAGTGAAGAGCCTCCTGATTTTCCAGAACATCTTTTTGAAAGTAATGAGCTCCAGAGTTCTCTTAGTCTTGATGAAGAATTTTTAGAAACCGCTGAAGACAACCAACAgatttcatcactagtgagAGGATCAGATAACACTTCTGAGAGCACCTGTTATGGAAAGAAGGAAACAATTGAGATATCTTTCATGGATGATCAAACTGAACCGAAGGACAACTATGATGATATATTTTTGCATTTAGCGTCTGGAACGGCATCCGACATATTTGCTGACAATGATTGTTTGGATAAAAAGATGGAAGAATCTGAAGGTTTTGAGTGTATTTGGGAGGAAGGTGTAAATGAAGGAGAAACACTTCCCATGAAACTTGATGAGAAGGATAATAAATCATGTATGCCAGAGAATTGCAGCGATGATGAGGTGGAATGGGAGGAAGGTGATAGCCTTGTACTTGGAGTTGCTTCCAGCAGTGAATGTAATACATGTAATGTACCGAAAGGGGACATGGAAGAAGAAGCGCTCGTACAGGAAGCAATAAGGAGGAGTTTAGAGGATTTCGACAAGCAGGCATCTGAGAATGTGAGCACTGAAGATATGCAAGCATCTGTTGGAAATAGATCCTTGCAATTCTCTGATGGTGTTTCTAAAATATCTGAAACTCATGGTGAAACTACCTCACATTCTGGAGCAGCTCTTGTGAAAGAGACAAATGAAGAATCAAGAATAGAAATCAATCCTGATGATAATGATGTGATACATAGTACTGGACTAATTGGAACTAATAGAcaagaaaatgaaaaccaaCCTCAACGGGTGAATAATGATGGGCACGTTGACGTGCACAGAGATCATCTGCTTGAGTCCCTTCCACATTGTACGGCATCCACTAGTAATATAGCAGAGAAAACATCTGACAGCTCAAAAGTTAACTGCAACAATGTGATGATATCTAGAACTGAAATTCCTGAAACACTTGTAGATGGCCGTGATAAAAATATTGAGCAAAATAGTATGAATTCTAATCAATCAAAGTGCAGCCAAGATGTTGCCAACATTGGAGAAACCTTGAAGTCACCACGAAAGGATCTTTTGGTTGATGAACCAGTAGCTTGTACCACGGAACCAAAAGAACATGCTACCGAGGGAGATCTGAAGGTTTCAACTTCTGAGATGAATTATACACAAGTTGGTGGCAATGATGACAGCCATGGCATATCAGCAAATTATCTTGATGAGGAATTATCTCGTCTTAGACAAGAACAGATAGATCTTGGTCATGAACGACGAAAGCTTGAAAGTCATGCAGAGTCTGTAAGCAGTGAGATGTTTGCCGAATGCCAG GAGTTGCTCCAAATGTTTGGACTGCCATATATTATTGCACCAATGGAAGCTGAAGCTCAATGTGCATACATGGAAATGAGCAACCTTGTTGATGGAGTCGTCACTGATGATTCAGATGTCTTTCTTTTTGGAGCAAGGAATGTTTACAAGAACATATTTGATGATAGGAAGTATGTGGAAACATATTTTATGAAG GACATTGAATCTGAGCTTGGGCTAACAAGACAACAATTGATTCGTATGGCTCTGCTTCTTGGGAGTGACTACACTGAAGGAGTTAG TGGTATTGGCATTGTGAATGCTATTGAAGTTGTGCATGCATTTCCTGAGGAAGATGGACTGCAGAAGTTTAAAGAATGGATTGAATCACCAGATCCATCGATATTTGGTCAACTGCATATGGAAAGAAGTAGTAAATCGAAGAAAAGGAAAGCTGGTGGAAATGATTCAGATGGAAAGGGGAAAGGCTTGGAACCTGAATGCAATCAGGGTTCCGATGATCGATCTTCTAGTGAGACTGAACGCATCAAGGAAATATTTATGAGTAACCAT AGAAACGTGAGCAAGAACTGGCATATCCCTGCAGCTTTTCCTAGTGAGTCAGTAATAAATGCATACATTACCCCACAAGTTGACAATTCAACAGAGCCTTTTTCATGGGGAAGACCAGATTTGGGCCTACTTCGCAA GTTATGTTGGGAAAGATTTGGGTGGGGCAAGGAGAAAGCTGATGAACTGCTTCTTCCTGTTTTGAGAGAGTATAATAAACACGAG ACTCAGCTACGCATGGAGGCATTCTATTCATTCAACGAGAGATTTGCAAAGATTCGCAGCAAAAGGATTAAGAAAGCTATCAAGGGCATTACAGGAAAAAGTTTTCCTGACACAGATGAACCTGAGCAGGATAGTCCTGGTACTATCAAgactactacgaagaaagatgCAAGCTCCTCTAGCCATCGTAGAGGTAGAGGAAAAAAGGACAGCAGTTCTAAAATCAGGCATATGGAGAGTCCAGAAGATAAGGAAACTGTTGATCCTAATAGTTTTGCTGATATGGATGAGCTTACTAAAGAAAATAACACCACAAATAAAAGAAACAAGGGGAGGCCCTCTGGTTGCTCCAAAGGAAAAGGGCGAAGCAGGAAGAATGCTGGACATGATGCAAAAGGAAGTCAGGTGGATTCTGACACAAAATATTCTTCAGCTTCAGATGAGGATTCTCATAAGACACATACAAGCAATTACAAATCTGAAGGAATTGGACCACGAAGG GATGCGGAAACAAGTGACATACATGGAAGATGGTGA
- the LOC120646938 gene encoding DNA repair protein UVH3-like isoform X6: MLMQQFRRIQARLWQLPSLGMLQLKSRKLEELAEQIKSDRAKHDAKGKQVESSREGENLNANQDQNQNGDTNNSGGTIGSINQEKVDEMLAASLAAEEETGFTGEENHCTSVPLQGAEIDEDEDDDEGMIFPMTTGDIDPAVLASLPPSMQLDLLVQMRERVMAENRQKYQKIKKEPAKFSELQIQSYLKTVVFRRKIDQVQKCAAGKGVGGVQTSKIASEANREFIFSTSFTGDKQMLAQRGEKEQIVDSSHSKREINSAVFRSNPTSSSGTTKPSTSKHLKDFGPDVETYRDERGRIRVSRVRAMGIRMTRDIQRNLDFIKENEQVSRVQTNVHKISTVSEEPPDFPEHLFESNELQSSLSLDEEFLETAEDNQQISSLVRGSDNTSESTCYGKKETIEISFMDDQTEPKDNYDDIFLHLASGTASDIFADNDCLDKKMEESEGFECIWEEGVNEGETLPMKLDEKDNKSCMPENCSDDEVEWEEGDSLVLGVASSSECNTCNVPKGDMEEEALVQEAIRRSLEDFDKQASENVSTEDMQASVGNRSLQFSDGVSKISETHGETTSHSGAALVKETNEESRIEINPDDNDVIHSTGLIGTNRQENENQPQRVNNDGHVDVHRDHLLESLPHCTASTSNIAEKTSDSSKVNCNNVMISRTEIPETLVDGRDKNIEQNSMNSNQSKCSQDVANIGETLKSPRKDLLVDEPVACTTEPKEHATEGDLKVSTSEMNYTQVGGNDDSHGISANYLDEELSRLRQEQIDLGHERRKLESHAESVSSEMFAECQELLQMFGLPYIIAPMEAEAQCAYMEMSNLVDGVVTDDSDVFLFGARNVYKNIFDDRKYVETYFMKDIESELGLTRQQLIRMALLLGSDYTEGVSGIGIVNAIEVVHAFPEEDGLQKFKEWIESPDPSIFGQLHMERSSKSKKRKAGGNDSDGKGKGLEPECNQGSDDRSSSETERIKEIFMSNHRNVSKNWHIPAAFPSESVINAYITPQVDNSTEPFSWGRPDLGLLRKLSYAWRHSIHSTRDLQRFAAKGLRKLSRALQEKVFLTQMNLSRIVLVLSRLLRRKMQAPLAIVEVEEKRTAVLKSGIWRVQKIRKLLILIVLLIWMSLLKKITPQIKETRGGPLVAPKEKGEAGRMLDMMQKEVRWILTQNILQLQMRILIRHIQAITNLKELDHEGRVGCGNK, translated from the exons ATGTTGATGCAGCAGTTTCGAAGAATTCAAGCAAGGCTGTGGCAGCTGCCATCGCTAGGGATGCTGCAG CTCAAATCGAGGAAGCTTGAAGAATTGGCGGAACAAATTAAGAGTGACAGGGCAAAGCATGATGCTAAGGGAAAACAAGTTGAGAGTAGCAGAGAAGGAGAAAATCTAAATGCAAATCAAGATCAAAACCAAAATGGTGATACCAACAACAGTGGGGGAACTATTGGATCAATCAACCAGGAGAAAGTGGATGAAAT GTTAGCTGCATCACTTGCTGCAGAGGAAGAGACAGGCTTCACTGGCGAGGAGAACCACTGTACAAGTGTTCCATTGCAAGGAGCTGAAATTGATgaggatgaagatgatgatgaaggaATGATATTC CCTATGACCACTGGTGACATTGATCCGGCAGTATTGGCTTCCCTTCCTCCATCGATGCAGTTAGATCTTCTTGTTCAG ATGAGGGAGAGGGTGATGGCTGAAAACAGGCAGAAGTatcagaaaataaaaaag GAACCTGCAAAATTTTCAGAGCTTCAAATACAGTCCTATCTCAAAACAGTTGTTTTCCGTCGAAAGATAGATCAAGTTCAGAAGTGTGCTGCAGGTAAGGGTGTTGGAGGTGTCCAGACATCGAAAATAGCATCAGAAGCTAACAGAGAGTTCATTTTCTCGACATCATTCACTGGCGACAAACA GATGTTGGCACAAAGAGGTGAAAAGGAGCAGATTGTTGACAGTTCTCAttcaaaaagggaaataaattcTGCTGTCTTCAGATCTAATCCTACAAGTAGTTCGGGAACCACGAAGCCTTCTACCAGCAAGCATTTGAAGGATTTTGGGCCTGATGTTGAGACGTATCGTGATGAGAGAGGACGGATTAGAGTAAGTAGGGTCAGAGCAATGGGAATTCGTATGACTCGTGATATTCAAAGGAATTTGGATTTTATCAAAGAGAATGAGCAGGTAAGTAGGGTACAAACCAATGTGCACAAAATATCAACTGTCAGTGAAGAGCCTCCTGATTTTCCAGAACATCTTTTTGAAAGTAATGAGCTCCAGAGTTCTCTTAGTCTTGATGAAGAATTTTTAGAAACCGCTGAAGACAACCAACAgatttcatcactagtgagAGGATCAGATAACACTTCTGAGAGCACCTGTTATGGAAAGAAGGAAACAATTGAGATATCTTTCATGGATGATCAAACTGAACCGAAGGACAACTATGATGATATATTTTTGCATTTAGCGTCTGGAACGGCATCCGACATATTTGCTGACAATGATTGTTTGGATAAAAAGATGGAAGAATCTGAAGGTTTTGAGTGTATTTGGGAGGAAGGTGTAAATGAAGGAGAAACACTTCCCATGAAACTTGATGAGAAGGATAATAAATCATGTATGCCAGAGAATTGCAGCGATGATGAGGTGGAATGGGAGGAAGGTGATAGCCTTGTACTTGGAGTTGCTTCCAGCAGTGAATGTAATACATGTAATGTACCGAAAGGGGACATGGAAGAAGAAGCGCTCGTACAGGAAGCAATAAGGAGGAGTTTAGAGGATTTCGACAAGCAGGCATCTGAGAATGTGAGCACTGAAGATATGCAAGCATCTGTTGGAAATAGATCCTTGCAATTCTCTGATGGTGTTTCTAAAATATCTGAAACTCATGGTGAAACTACCTCACATTCTGGAGCAGCTCTTGTGAAAGAGACAAATGAAGAATCAAGAATAGAAATCAATCCTGATGATAATGATGTGATACATAGTACTGGACTAATTGGAACTAATAGAcaagaaaatgaaaaccaaCCTCAACGGGTGAATAATGATGGGCACGTTGACGTGCACAGAGATCATCTGCTTGAGTCCCTTCCACATTGTACGGCATCCACTAGTAATATAGCAGAGAAAACATCTGACAGCTCAAAAGTTAACTGCAACAATGTGATGATATCTAGAACTGAAATTCCTGAAACACTTGTAGATGGCCGTGATAAAAATATTGAGCAAAATAGTATGAATTCTAATCAATCAAAGTGCAGCCAAGATGTTGCCAACATTGGAGAAACCTTGAAGTCACCACGAAAGGATCTTTTGGTTGATGAACCAGTAGCTTGTACCACGGAACCAAAAGAACATGCTACCGAGGGAGATCTGAAGGTTTCAACTTCTGAGATGAATTATACACAAGTTGGTGGCAATGATGACAGCCATGGCATATCAGCAAATTATCTTGATGAGGAATTATCTCGTCTTAGACAAGAACAGATAGATCTTGGTCATGAACGACGAAAGCTTGAAAGTCATGCAGAGTCTGTAAGCAGTGAGATGTTTGCCGAATGCCAG GAGTTGCTCCAAATGTTTGGACTGCCATATATTATTGCACCAATGGAAGCTGAAGCTCAATGTGCATACATGGAAATGAGCAACCTTGTTGATGGAGTCGTCACTGATGATTCAGATGTCTTTCTTTTTGGAGCAAGGAATGTTTACAAGAACATATTTGATGATAGGAAGTATGTGGAAACATATTTTATGAAG GACATTGAATCTGAGCTTGGGCTAACAAGACAACAATTGATTCGTATGGCTCTGCTTCTTGGGAGTGACTACACTGAAGGAGTTAG TGGTATTGGCATTGTGAATGCTATTGAAGTTGTGCATGCATTTCCTGAGGAAGATGGACTGCAGAAGTTTAAAGAATGGATTGAATCACCAGATCCATCGATATTTGGTCAACTGCATATGGAAAGAAGTAGTAAATCGAAGAAAAGGAAAGCTGGTGGAAATGATTCAGATGGAAAGGGGAAAGGCTTGGAACCTGAATGCAATCAGGGTTCCGATGATCGATCTTCTAGTGAGACTGAACGCATCAAGGAAATATTTATGAGTAACCAT AGAAACGTGAGCAAGAACTGGCATATCCCTGCAGCTTTTCCTAGTGAGTCAGTAATAAATGCATACATTACCCCACAAGTTGACAATTCAACAGAGCCTTTTTCATGGGGAAGACCAGATTTGGGCCTACTTCGCAA ACTCAGCTACGCATGGAGGCATTCTATTCATTCAACGAGAGATTTGCAAAGATTCGCAGCAAAAGGATTAAGAAAGCTATCAAGGGCATTACAGGAAAAAGTTTTCCTGACACAGATGAACCTGAGCAGGATAGTCCTGGTACTATCAAgactactacgaagaaagatgCAAGCTCCTCTAGCCATCGTAGAGGTAGAGGAAAAAAGGACAGCAGTTCTAAAATCAGGCATATGGAGAGTCCAGAAGATAAGGAAACTGTTGATCCTAATAGTTTTGCTGATATGGATGAGCTTACTAAAGAAAATAACACCACAAATAAAAGAAACAAGGGGAGGCCCTCTGGTTGCTCCAAAGGAAAAGGGCGAAGCAGGAAGAATGCTGGACATGATGCAAAAGGAAGTCAGGTGGATTCTGACACAAAATATTCTTCAGCTTCAGATGAGGATTCTCATAAGACACATACAAGCAATTACAAATCTGAAGGAATTGGACCACGAAGG TCGAGTAGGATGCGGAAACAAGTGA